From Vreelandella neptunia, the proteins below share one genomic window:
- the sthA gene encoding Si-specific NAD(P)(+) transhydrogenase, producing the protein MAVHNYDVVVIGTGPAGESAAINAAKHGKRVAIIEKQAQVGGNCTHWGTIPSKALRHQVKQIMAFNTNRMFRDIGEPRWFSFPKVMERSRGTIDKQVEMRTTFYARNRIDLFHGVARFKDEHTLLVRDRQEGMEELVAKKFVIATGSRPYRPADINFRHPRIYCSDTILSLSHTPRTLIIFGAGVIGCEYASIFSGLGVKVDLINNRDSLLSFLDDEISDALSYHLRKHGVLVRHNEEYESVEGDESGVVVRLKSGKKIRADAFLWANGRTGNTDSLGLENIGLTANGRGQLSVDEHYRTAVSHIYAAGDVIGWPSLASAAYDQGLNSCNELLDKEYRFVSDVPTGIYTIPEISSFGPNERELTEAKVPYEVGKAFFKDTARAQITGDTVGMLKILFHQDTLEILGIHCFGDQASEILHIGQAIMQQKGDANTLKYFVNTTFNYPTMAEAYRVAAQNGLNRVF; encoded by the coding sequence ATGGCGGTTCACAATTACGATGTTGTGGTGATCGGTACGGGGCCTGCAGGGGAAAGCGCTGCTATCAACGCTGCAAAACATGGCAAGCGTGTCGCGATTATTGAGAAGCAGGCCCAGGTAGGCGGTAACTGTACTCACTGGGGTACTATTCCTTCTAAAGCGTTGCGCCATCAGGTCAAACAGATCATGGCGTTCAATACCAACCGTATGTTCCGCGATATTGGTGAGCCTCGCTGGTTCTCTTTTCCCAAGGTGATGGAGCGCTCACGAGGCACTATCGATAAACAGGTCGAGATGCGCACGACTTTTTATGCGCGTAACCGCATCGATCTTTTCCACGGTGTTGCTCGTTTTAAAGATGAGCATACCCTGTTAGTACGTGACCGCCAGGAGGGCATGGAAGAGCTAGTGGCCAAGAAGTTTGTGATTGCCACCGGTTCGCGCCCCTATCGTCCGGCTGATATTAACTTCCGCCATCCGCGTATTTACTGCTCTGACACTATATTAAGCCTTTCGCACACCCCTCGAACCCTGATAATTTTTGGCGCCGGGGTGATTGGCTGTGAATACGCATCAATATTTTCAGGTCTGGGTGTCAAAGTTGATCTCATTAATAACCGTGACAGCCTGCTTTCGTTTCTGGACGATGAGATTAGCGATGCGCTCTCCTACCATTTGCGTAAGCACGGGGTATTGGTTCGTCATAATGAGGAGTACGAGAGCGTTGAGGGTGATGAATCAGGCGTCGTTGTGCGTCTCAAGTCAGGCAAGAAAATTCGTGCTGATGCTTTTTTGTGGGCCAATGGGCGAACCGGTAATACCGACAGCTTGGGGTTGGAGAACATTGGCTTAACTGCTAATGGGCGTGGTCAGCTAAGCGTTGATGAGCACTACCGTACCGCGGTCTCCCATATCTACGCAGCGGGCGATGTCATTGGCTGGCCGAGTTTGGCGAGTGCGGCTTACGATCAGGGTTTGAACTCGTGCAATGAGCTGCTCGATAAAGAGTATCGTTTTGTGAGTGATGTACCCACCGGGATCTATACCATCCCCGAGATTAGCTCCTTCGGCCCCAATGAGCGTGAACTCACGGAAGCAAAAGTGCCTTACGAAGTAGGCAAAGCCTTCTTCAAAGATACCGCCAGGGCGCAGATTACTGGCGATACAGTGGGTATGCTTAAAATTCTTTTCCACCAGGACACTCTGGAAATACTCGGTATTCACTGTTTTGGGGATCAGGCGTCTGAAATTTTGCATATCGGCCAAGCGATTATGCAGCAAAAGGGCGATGCCAATACGCTCAAATACTTTGTGAATACCACCTTTAACTATCCGACCATGGCAGAAGCGTACCGGGTGGCTGCCCAGAATGGTTTAAATCGGGTTTTCTAA
- a CDS encoding GGDEF domain-containing protein, translating to MMRRFLRQPGGRLALIFAAILCAMSAIMGSYVYSACQKASADYTTLISDIVLAQQATPQLRVALEEGRRLPSNEHIQYIDYFISLSKRHLDNIQNSIEHHRYLIADVEYLNHHFSELNSRLSDLALLSQEAQQRPELIDPLQSVAMEIGSAQSWLYNQLLEDIRAISVQQRLAMQRLSIAVSVLLVLMVSAAITLCMAVIYLHRQRNVMHELMLTDELTGLYNRRHLVNVASAGLTQAQRNRAPLSLLLLDLDHFKQINDTYGHPAGDEVLRQVSKKLRELSRPSDTLARIGGEEFCLLMPNTATHDAIQAADRLRQEIEANTLRGMELHANPTISIGVTSCKSGSLTFEQLYSLADKALYKAKALGRNRVESLLPPNAPSPHNDPLTYAHTLIHEPSDS from the coding sequence ATGATGCGTCGCTTTCTTCGTCAGCCTGGCGGACGCTTAGCGTTGATTTTTGCCGCCATTCTTTGCGCTATGTCCGCAATAATGGGCAGCTATGTTTACAGTGCATGCCAAAAAGCCAGTGCCGACTACACCACGCTGATAAGTGACATAGTGCTGGCCCAGCAAGCTACACCTCAGTTAAGAGTTGCGCTAGAGGAAGGCAGACGCCTGCCTAGCAATGAGCATATTCAATACATCGATTATTTTATTTCACTTTCCAAGCGTCATTTGGACAACATTCAGAACAGTATTGAACACCACCGTTATCTCATTGCAGATGTTGAATATCTCAATCACCATTTCAGCGAGCTTAATAGCCGCCTTTCCGACCTAGCATTGCTGTCACAAGAAGCTCAACAGCGTCCAGAACTTATTGATCCATTACAGAGCGTTGCCATGGAGATTGGTAGCGCTCAGTCATGGTTGTATAACCAGCTGCTAGAAGACATTCGCGCCATTTCGGTTCAACAACGTTTAGCCATGCAGCGACTTTCGATTGCCGTAAGTGTGCTACTGGTGTTAATGGTCAGCGCTGCAATTACGCTCTGCATGGCCGTTATTTACCTACACCGTCAGCGTAACGTCATGCATGAGCTAATGCTAACCGATGAACTGACCGGGCTATATAACCGGCGCCATTTGGTCAATGTAGCATCTGCAGGGCTTACCCAAGCGCAGCGTAATCGAGCACCACTCAGCCTTCTGCTGTTAGATCTTGATCACTTCAAGCAAATTAACGATACCTACGGGCATCCAGCTGGCGATGAGGTACTCCGCCAGGTCAGTAAAAAGCTTCGCGAGCTTAGCCGCCCATCGGATACATTAGCGAGAATTGGTGGCGAGGAGTTTTGCTTATTGATGCCCAACACTGCTACCCATGATGCGATACAGGCAGCAGATCGACTACGCCAAGAGATTGAAGCTAATACGCTGAGGGGGATGGAACTGCACGCCAACCCAACTATTAGCATCGGCGTAACGTCGTGTAAAAGCGGCTCGCTGACATTTGAGCAGCTTTATTCGCTTGCTGACAAAGCGCTCTACAAAGCCAAAGCGTTGGGGCGCAACCGCGTTGAAAGTCTGTTACCCCCCAATGCCCCCTCACCTCATAACGACCCACTGACTTACGCTCATACGCTAATTCACGAACCCAGCGACTCTTAA